The following proteins are encoded in a genomic region of Garra rufa chromosome 22, GarRuf1.0, whole genome shotgun sequence:
- the phf5a gene encoding PHD finger-like domain-containing protein 5A has translation MAKHHPDLIFCRKQAGVAIGRLCEKCDGKCVICDSYVRPCTLVRICDECNYGSYQGRCVICGGPGVSDAYYCKECTIQEKDRDGCPKIVNLGSSKTDLFYERKKYGFKKR, from the exons ATGGCAAAGCATCACCCAGATTTGATTTTTTGCAGGAAACAGGCTGGAGTTG CTATTGGAAGACTGTGTGAAAAAT gTGATGGCAAATGCGTTATCTGTGACTCTTATGTCAGGCCTTGCACACTAGTTCGTATTTGTGATGAATGCAACTATGGTTCTTATCAAGGCCGTTGTGTCATTTGTGGAGGTCCTGGAGTGTCTGACGCCTACTACTGCAAAGAGTGCACCATCCAGGAGAAAGAC AGGGATGGCTGCCCCAAGATCGTAAACCTCGGCAGCTCCAAGACTGACCTTTTCTATGAGAGAAAAAAATACGGCTTCAAGAAGAGGTGA